The DNA window CGTCGACTACCTGAAGAAAGCCGGGCAGGCCAGGTAGCGAAGCACTTATGACTGCCATCCGGCTTGTTATGTGCCCTCCGCTCAGCTACTGTGAACCAGCGGCCCATGCGCAGATCGTTTGCTTTTCCGGCGTTTGACATGCTTCTTGTAAGTTGATCAATCACAAGCTAATGACTGAACCTGTCCTTCCTGACGAAAAAACTGAATTCAATCGCTCCCTGGGTCTGCTCGACTCTACGCTGATCGTATCCGGAACCATGATCGGCTCCGGCATCTTTATTGTCTCGGCCGACATGACCCGCAACCTCGGCTCGGCGGGCTGGCTGCTGGCCCTCTGGGTGCTGACGGGCGTGTTGACGGTGGCCGCTGCGCTGAGCTACGGCGAGCTGGCCGGGATGATGCCCAAAGCGGGCGGGCAGTACGTATACATTCAGCGCGCTTACAACCGCCTGACCGGATTCGTGTATGGCTGGACCGTTTTCGCTGTCATTCAAACAGGTACCATCGCTGCCGTTGCCGTGGCCTTTACCAAGTATTCGGCTGTATTTATGCCCGCGCTGGGTCCCGAAAATGTCTTGCTGGATCTCGGATTTGCCAAAGTAACGCTGGGCTCGCTCTACGCCATTGCCAGTCTGGTACTGCTGACCTGGCTGAACAGCCGGGGGGTACAAAGTGGCAAACTGATCCAGAACGTCTTCACATCGGCCAAACTGATCGCTCTGCTGGGGCTGATTGTGGTGGGTATCGCCGTTGGGTTGAATAGTGGCTTGTTGACGACCAATCTGCAAAATGCATGGAGCGCCAGCATGACGTCTGCCGATGGGGTTACGCTGCCGCTGACTGGTCTGGCGCTGGTGCTGGCATTCGGCACCTCAATGGTAGGGTCGCTGTTCTCGGCCGATTCGTGGAACAACGTCACCTTTATCGCGGGCGAAATCAAAGACCCCCGGCGTAATATTCCGCTGGCTTTGTTTCTGGGCACCCTGATCGTGACGACGATTTACTTTCTGGCCAATGTATCGTACTTGTCGCTGTTGCCACTTAAGGGTTCGCCCACGGCTACCGACATCATAGGCCGGGGTATCCAATTTGCCGAAGCCGACCGCGTAGCTACGGCCGCCGTCTCGACGCTGTTTGGAAACATCGCCGTTGCGTTCATGGCCGGGCTGATTATGGTGTCGACCTTCGGCTGTAACAACGGGCTGATTCTGGCTGGTGCGCGCCTGTACTATGCTATGGCGAAAGACGGTCTGTTTCTGAAACAGGCTTCGCACCTGAACAAAAACGCGGTGCCGGGTCGGGCACTCTGGCTACAATGCATCTGGGCGTCGATTCTGTGTCTGTCGGGCAAATACGGTGATCTGCTCGACTATTGTACGTTTGCGTCGCTGCTGTTCTACATCGTTACCATCGGTGGCCTGTTTCGTCTCAGACGCAAAGAACCTGACACTCCCCGGCCGTATCGGGCGTTTGGTTTTCCGCTGGTTCCGGCTATCTACATGATCGCCGGTCTGACGATATGCGCGATTCTGCTTTACACAAAAACTTTCAACACTGGTATGGGCCTATTGATCGCCGGACTCGGTGTTCCGGTCTACTGGCTGACGACGCGGAAGAATTAAGTTACAGCGTTGTAGTGTTATACAGTTGTAAAGTTGCTGGCGCGTCCGTTTGCCGCTGGATAGGCTGATGCGCCAGCAACTACACAACTTTGTAACTTTACAACTGTCCAACTTTATTTATGACCTTGATTAAGAGTACCAGCTATGGCCTTGTGCTGTTGTTGGCTGGTTTAGCGGCCTGTACGGGTCTTGGTCCCACAACGGGCCTGTTCAAGCCGTCGTCACCCCACGAACAGTACGGTCAGTCGCTGAAAGATGCCAGACTCGACAAAACGGCGCTGGGTGCCGACTGGGTTCGGGCGGGCGAACGGGCCTTGGGCGATTCGCTGACCATCGCGGTGCCGTACCGGGAAAGCGGTTATTTTTCGGCCAACAAGCCATTAGCTGTCGGCTACAAAATGAAAGGGGAGCGGGGCGACCGCTTTCTGGTGAAAGTTGAAACGCAGGGGCAACAACCGGTGCAGGTGTTCGTCGACGTATTCGCGCTGGACGACAAAGGTAAGACCAGCCTGGTTGCCGCGTCGAAAGCCGACACAAACGTGCTGAACTGGGAACCCCGCAAAAACCAGAACTACCTGATCCGGGTACAGCCCGAACTGCTGCGGTCGGCGCGGTATATCATCTCCATAACCCGCGAACCCGCACTGAGTTTTCCGGTGCAGGGTAAAGACAGCCGACAGATCAGCAGCTACTTCGGCGTACCGCGCGATGGCGGTCGACGCAAACACGAAGGCGTCGATATTTTCGCGCCGAGAGGAACGCCAGCCGTCGCATCGGCCAATGGAATCGTGTCGGGTGTGGGCGTCAACCGGCTGGGCGGTAACGTGGCTTTCGTCAATGATGCTGACCGTAAGCTACGCATCTACTATGCCCATCTCGACCGCTGGAACGTCAAGGATGGTCAGCGCGTGTCGGTGGGCGATACCATCGGGTTTGTTGGCAATACAGGTAATGCCCGTACGATTGCGCCACACCTGCATTACGGCATCTACGGTTTCGACAGTGGTGCTGTGAACCCGCTGCCTTACATTCGGTTGGGGCGGGGGCCGGCTAAGCAACCGATGCTGGCAGCCGGTCTGCTTGGCGATTCGATTCGGGTGATGGATGCAAAGACGAGCCTGCGCGAAGGGCCGTCGAGCGAAACGCGTAGTGTGCAGGAGTTACCAAAAGCGGCTGCGCTAACGATTGTGGGGGGAACCGAAACGTGGCTTCGGGTCGCAACACCCAACGGCCTGACGGGCTATGTCGCCAGCAAATCTGTTGAGCCAATCAGTCGGCCACTGCGCCAGTTCACCCTGACAACGGCAAGTTACCTGCTCGACAACGCCGACCCAATGGCCGCACCTATCAAACAGGTACAGGCGGGTAGTCAGCTATCGGTATTAGGTACGTTCGGGGGTTTTCAACTTGTCAAGCAGACCAACGGAGAAATTGGCTGGGTGCGGCTGTAACGGGTGACGCGAAATTTACACAGCAGCTGTTACGACTGAGCGTGAGCGAACGAGCTACCAGCCATTTGTTGTATTCTTCGCAGCCCAGCTAGGATCGGCTAATACGCGTACCTCCGTCGAGTCGCAATGCTCAAGCCGCTCTTTGAGGTTGATGATCTGACTGCTCTGCTCGTCCAGACTATGACGAAGCTCGAGTGTCTGATCGGCCAGATGTTGATGCCGGTTATAAGCCACCCACAAGAGTCCGGCGATGCCTACCAATAGCACAAAAACAATTGTAAGTAACGAATAGACAAGTTCGTGGCGGGCCGGTGGCATGGTAAGCGATGTATCTCGCAAATTAACGAAAACCGGCTCGCATACAAAAGCCCCCTTCCAATACAGGAAGGGGGCTTTTGAACTTTTTGTGAGCTGTGATTACCGGGCCGCGCCGTAGTCCTGACCAGCACTTTCCGGGAAGTTTTTCATAATACTGGTCACAGTTTCGCGGAATGCCTGATCCCGATCCCGCTCCTTGTTGCGGGTGTTCAACTGACCCGTTGCCCAGCCCTGCCAGACGATATCGTTGGTCCGGGCGTCAAGCACGTTGACAACAACACGGTTCTCCTCGTACTGACGCGAGTACACATTGTTACCCATACCACCGTACCACCAGGAATAAGGCGAATACATGTTGTTGGACTGAATCTGCTGCCGGTCGCGCGAGTCAGTGAAGAAACGTACGATCAGATCGGCCTCGCCCTGCTGAACCGGCTTGTAGCCGTGTGCTTGCAGCGACTGCTCCAGGGCGTCGGCGATCCGGCGCTGATTCAGGTTGCTGCCCACGATTGGATCGGCGTTACGCTGCCGGTCGGCTTCGATACGGAACGTGCTGAACTGACGCACGTTTACTTTAGGGTCATAGTCGTACTTAACCGTGATAGACGGGGCGCAGGACGCCAGCGTACCGACGATGAACAGACTGCTGATTATGCGGTTAATTTTCATGGCTTGATTGCATTGTGGGGTTATCTCGACTATCTAACGTACGGCTGCCCGCTGTTTGTATAGCGTACCTTAATAACGGTCTGACCGTTGCATTCGTTCCTGTATTTTAATGGTCAATGTGTGCTTAACTGCTATTTAACAAACTGACAGACAGTACGTTAAAAAATGTTAAAACAGCAATAAGCCATGCGCTTCTCGACTGATAATCAGCAGCAAAGAAAGGGAGTATCCGGGTATTTCAAAAACAAAAAACCCGGCATCTGTGCGATACCGGGTTTCCGTACTTTCGTAAATAATCGTGGTAATCAATCAACCATTGGCAAGTGCTTCGGCACCACCCACGATTTCAAGAATTTCAGTCGTGATGGCGGCCTGACGCGTACGGTTGTAAACCAGTCGAAGCTGTTTCAGGAGTTCGCCCGCATTTTCGGTCGCTTTATCCATCGCTGTCATCCGCGCACCGTGCTCTGATGCGTTCGAATCCAGTACAGCTTTGTACAATTGTATTTTCAGCGTTTTCGGAATCAGCTCTGTAACGATTTCTTCTTCCGACGGCTCAAAGATGTAATTGACGGCTGCTGTTGCGCCTTTCGGTGCTTCGGCGGCTACGATAGGTAACATCTGCTCCGCCCGGACGATCTGCATGGCCGCATTGCGGAATTCGTTGTAAACGATCTCTACAACATCGTACTGACCCGAAACGAAGCTCTCCATAGCCGCTTCAGCAGCTAACCGCACGTTGCCGAAATTCAGCGCGCCAAACACATCCATGTGGCTCGTGTCGACTTTGAA is part of the Spirosoma rhododendri genome and encodes:
- a CDS encoding APC family permease encodes the protein MTEPVLPDEKTEFNRSLGLLDSTLIVSGTMIGSGIFIVSADMTRNLGSAGWLLALWVLTGVLTVAAALSYGELAGMMPKAGGQYVYIQRAYNRLTGFVYGWTVFAVIQTGTIAAVAVAFTKYSAVFMPALGPENVLLDLGFAKVTLGSLYAIASLVLLTWLNSRGVQSGKLIQNVFTSAKLIALLGLIVVGIAVGLNSGLLTTNLQNAWSASMTSADGVTLPLTGLALVLAFGTSMVGSLFSADSWNNVTFIAGEIKDPRRNIPLALFLGTLIVTTIYFLANVSYLSLLPLKGSPTATDIIGRGIQFAEADRVATAAVSTLFGNIAVAFMAGLIMVSTFGCNNGLILAGARLYYAMAKDGLFLKQASHLNKNAVPGRALWLQCIWASILCLSGKYGDLLDYCTFASLLFYIVTIGGLFRLRRKEPDTPRPYRAFGFPLVPAIYMIAGLTICAILLYTKTFNTGMGLLIAGLGVPVYWLTTRKN
- a CDS encoding M23 family metallopeptidase; amino-acid sequence: MTLIKSTSYGLVLLLAGLAACTGLGPTTGLFKPSSPHEQYGQSLKDARLDKTALGADWVRAGERALGDSLTIAVPYRESGYFSANKPLAVGYKMKGERGDRFLVKVETQGQQPVQVFVDVFALDDKGKTSLVAASKADTNVLNWEPRKNQNYLIRVQPELLRSARYIISITREPALSFPVQGKDSRQISSYFGVPRDGGRRKHEGVDIFAPRGTPAVASANGIVSGVGVNRLGGNVAFVNDADRKLRIYYAHLDRWNVKDGQRVSVGDTIGFVGNTGNARTIAPHLHYGIYGFDSGAVNPLPYIRLGRGPAKQPMLAAGLLGDSIRVMDAKTSLREGPSSETRSVQELPKAAALTIVGGTETWLRVATPNGLTGYVASKSVEPISRPLRQFTLTTASYLLDNADPMAAPIKQVQAGSQLSVLGTFGGFQLVKQTNGEIGWVRL
- a CDS encoding DUF4136 domain-containing protein, which codes for MKINRIISSLFIVGTLASCAPSITVKYDYDPKVNVRQFSTFRIEADRQRNADPIVGSNLNQRRIADALEQSLQAHGYKPVQQGEADLIVRFFTDSRDRQQIQSNNMYSPYSWWYGGMGNNVYSRQYEENRVVVNVLDARTNDIVWQGWATGQLNTRNKERDRDQAFRETVTSIMKNFPESAGQDYGAAR
- the atpG gene encoding ATP synthase F1 subunit gamma, whose protein sequence is MPSLKEVRARISSINSTQQITKAMKMVAAAKLRRAQDNITQLRPYAQKLSQMLSTVSAGADTASESPYHQIRTIDRVLLIVITSDRGLCGAFNTNVVKGALTLISEKYAAQARSGNVHIMAIGKKGGEAMQRRGFKVDTSHMDVFGALNFGNVRLAAEAAMESFVSGQYDVVEIVYNEFRNAAMQIVRAEQMLPIVAAEAPKGATAAVNYIFEPSEEEIVTELIPKTLKIQLYKAVLDSNASEHGARMTAMDKATENAGELLKQLRLVYNRTRQAAITTEILEIVGGAEALANG